TCCCGCGAAATGGAAGCTGAGCAAGCGCGATATAACCCGTCTGCACGGAACCTGATGTTGCCCGATCTCCAGTCCGGAAGGCGGGAGCTGGACCGGCATTATGATGATCTGCGTGCGAGTTTTGAGCACAGCCAAAGACAAAACCGGGATTTCCTGAATAACCTGAAAACTGTACGCCTGGCAATTAATGACAAGAATGCCGGAAACGATGTGGATGAGTTAAGGCCGGTATTACTGGCGGCCATAGACGAGATTACCGAGTGGCAGGAAGCGCTGATGCAACAGTTAAGCGAGGCAAACGAGTTTCTTGATACCGCTCGCAGTGGCAGCGTGTGGCTGCATGAAGAAATCAACAAGGTTCGTGAGCTGACCCAGACTGATGAATCAACAGGGTTACCGAACCGGGATGCATTTCTGCGGCGTATGTATGGCGAAATGCAGCGGGCCCGGCGGTTCCGGCATCCTTTGTCAGTGTGCTTGATCGGGCTGGACCTCGGTGCGACAGGTCACCTGGATGATGGTGCGGTCGAGGCACTGGTTGTCTATGCCGACAATGTTATCAGTCGATTTCGGGCCTACGATATTGTCGCCAGGACTGGTGAATTGCAGTTCGGCATCCTGTTGCCGGGAACCGGGGCCGAAGGTGCGTTCAGGGCGCTGGAAGAGGCGCAGCATCGGGCAGCACGAAGCAGCCAGTCAGGCGGAGACGCCATCGTGTTGCCGTCGTTTCATGGTGGTGTTGCGACCATGCATCCTAATGACGCGCCTGATGAATTATTGCACCGGGCGGAGACAGCGTTTAGGAGTGCGTCCCGCAAGGGCTCCGGGGCACTGGAAATCGTCGCCGGCGAACAGCAGCGCCTGTCGCCGGAACGTGCCGAAACCGCCTGATTTCATAGTGATAATCACTGAAAAGTTGTTATAGTCCGGTCATGGATCAGACCACCGACTTATTGTTAGAAGATATCCGGGTGCATCTCGAGGGTCTGAAACGCACCGTCGACGGCGACCTGTTGTACCGGATGATTGAGCGCGGCCTGGCCAAGCATGGGGTTGCCGACGGGCCGGTGGCCGGTAACTTCATCCGTTTCATGCACACGGTGCTGGGCCGGTACGCAAACGACAAGCGATCCAACCCGGTCACCCGGGTCAAGGCGCGACTGATTCAGCAATATCTCCTGGTCCACCTTCCCGCCGCTGACTCCGGGCCACGGGACCATCCGGCTGTAGGCATCACCCAACCGTTGCCCAGGCAGGAGCCTGCCACCAGCGCCAGCCCGGCGTTGCATGGAGAACTGGTGCAAAGCCGGACCCCGGCGGATGCTGTTGCCGACAGTGCGGAACCGGATAGCGCCGATGCCTCAAGCCAGGCCAAGCATGAACTGGTGAACCGTATTGCTGAGACCATTGAAGCCAATGATGGTTTTAACCGCCTGTTACGATCAAATCTGCGTGCGTTGAAACTGGCCGAAAGTGCAGAAGACTTGCTGGATTTGAAAGAGTTGCTGGTCAAGGGCATGGAAGACCTGCTGGCTGGTGCCGGGCAGCTGGGTGGGCAGCTGGGAGAAACCTCGGGCTGGCTGGAGAAGGTTGAGCGTGAAAAGCAGCAACTGGAGCAGCATGTGCGCCAGGCAGCCCAGCATTCACCATTGGACCAGGTCACCGGCCTGCCTCAGCGTGATACCTTGTACCGTCAACTACGGGCTGAAGTGGGTCGGGCCCAGCGTTACGGTTTTTCCGTCGCCCTGGGAATTCTTGGGGTTGATGGCCTGGAGCGGTTGACCCGGGACCTGGGTGATGCTGCCGCTGAGGAGGTGCTGAGAGCCTATGGCCGCGAAGTGTTTTCCATGCTGCGGGCCTATGACGTGGCAGTGCGTTATGACGAGCAGCGTTTCGCCGTACTGTTGCCAAACACCCAGAGGGCCGGGGCCGAAAAAACCCTGGCAAAACTCCAAAAGCGTGCGACTGAACTCGCGTTTGAGATATCCGGGGTCAGTCACCGGGTACCGGGGTTTTCCAGTGTGTTGACCATGTATGTGCCCGGCGAGGACCCGGAAGGTTTGCTGAAACGCGCGGCCAGAACCCTGTATCTTGCCCAACAACGGGGCAACAGTCAGAACCTGTTCCTGGCGCCGGCGGGGTAGCACTTGTTTTGTTTCGGCAAGGTCGCGTAATGCGCTACACTGCGCGCAAGCAATCACTGCA
The DNA window shown above is from Gammaproteobacteria bacterium and carries:
- a CDS encoding GGDEF domain-containing protein translates to MASESQTFADSGTSLQQLLGLMRRLLQTPDGQSVYRRIERGSRVCEDFGQQLEQRFLQYLDHELACSCQGEDLEPSTRLIVRLIRRRLAPFLAQNWRVTDPGLEGLGADMAGVVAQVASVELWNQAANEKSREMEAEQARYNPSARNLMLPDLQSGRRELDRHYDDLRASFEHSQRQNRDFLNNLKTVRLAINDKNAGNDVDELRPVLLAAIDEITEWQEALMQQLSEANEFLDTARSGSVWLHEEINKVRELTQTDESTGLPNRDAFLRRMYGEMQRARRFRHPLSVCLIGLDLGATGHLDDGAVEALVVYADNVISRFRAYDIVARTGELQFGILLPGTGAEGAFRALEEAQHRAARSSQSGGDAIVLPSFHGGVATMHPNDAPDELLHRAETAFRSASRKGSGALEIVAGEQQRLSPERAETA
- a CDS encoding diguanylate cyclase, whose amino-acid sequence is MDQTTDLLLEDIRVHLEGLKRTVDGDLLYRMIERGLAKHGVADGPVAGNFIRFMHTVLGRYANDKRSNPVTRVKARLIQQYLLVHLPAADSGPRDHPAVGITQPLPRQEPATSASPALHGELVQSRTPADAVADSAEPDSADASSQAKHELVNRIAETIEANDGFNRLLRSNLRALKLAESAEDLLDLKELLVKGMEDLLAGAGQLGGQLGETSGWLEKVEREKQQLEQHVRQAAQHSPLDQVTGLPQRDTLYRQLRAEVGRAQRYGFSVALGILGVDGLERLTRDLGDAAAEEVLRAYGREVFSMLRAYDVAVRYDEQRFAVLLPNTQRAGAEKTLAKLQKRATELAFEISGVSHRVPGFSSVLTMYVPGEDPEGLLKRAARTLYLAQQRGNSQNLFLAPAG